A single window of Cyanobacterium sp. Dongsha4 DNA harbors:
- a CDS encoding type I restriction-modification system subunit M/S: MKDKNFNYSAFVPLKLHISDKSLVQAIGVLSTEWTEKGIKQFRITEGILNIFSETGEFLTSEKLIVGRFLIPRELIKLMIQLADIDKGDEIYCPYDSLGKFALEIIEQDGHPYLEILGNIPIIYLVNILNEIDIQVSYSHPIYNPSYIESEKRKPFAKSICILPTGIKYNKKLINESLENFSLPLNSWIHSDAYALECLLAQTKNRAVIALNSTLLLSAKVQQFRESLVKRNLVETVISLPSGTIPYVLSQFSIMVLNKNKGNDNNIRFINGINEKFWIRENHQPKLVQWESLIKVSRSEADEFIVIDVSKEKVLENKSSLDVAQYIYSSKEKEVEQLLSNQTTKTLAEVVNIISPVSSSHIRNNSSDKIKAKEITIDDFPDYGYLSSPTKEIDTINYKQNEHFLRPYDIVIVTKGSVGKVGITPPDVPSACEGGWVVNQSYSILRAGKEISAISLYMYLISEVGQNAISRLVSKATRPLIRQGELKYLPIIIPTTEEAQEIEKTFNRMVKINCLKSKLVEKQQELRKKHWSLSKYEE; this comes from the coding sequence ATGAAAGACAAGAATTTTAATTACTCAGCATTTGTACCACTCAAATTACATATTAGCGATAAATCTTTAGTTCAAGCCATAGGGGTATTGTCAACGGAATGGACAGAAAAAGGAATTAAACAGTTCCGAATTACAGAAGGTATTTTGAATATTTTTTCAGAAACGGGAGAATTTTTAACTTCTGAGAAATTGATAGTAGGAAGATTTCTAATTCCTAGGGAATTGATCAAGCTAATGATCCAATTAGCTGATATAGATAAAGGTGATGAAATTTATTGTCCTTATGATTCTTTAGGTAAATTCGCCTTAGAAATCATAGAACAAGATGGACATCCCTACCTAGAAATATTAGGAAATATTCCAATTATCTATCTGGTTAACATCCTCAACGAAATTGATATTCAGGTTAGTTATAGTCATCCTATTTATAACCCAAGTTATATAGAAAGTGAAAAACGGAAACCATTTGCCAAAAGCATTTGCATTCTTCCTACTGGCATTAAATACAACAAAAAGTTGATTAATGAAAGTTTGGAAAATTTTTCACTACCTCTTAACAGTTGGATTCATAGTGATGCCTATGCCCTTGAATGTCTTTTAGCTCAGACGAAAAACCGTGCTGTTATTGCACTTAATAGTACATTGTTATTAAGTGCAAAAGTTCAACAATTTCGTGAAAGTTTGGTTAAGAGAAATCTTGTTGAGACAGTTATCAGTTTGCCTTCGGGAACAATTCCTTATGTTTTATCCCAATTCTCCATTATGGTATTGAACAAGAATAAAGGTAATGACAATAATATTCGTTTTATCAATGGTATAAATGAAAAGTTTTGGATTCGAGAAAATCATCAACCTAAATTAGTTCAATGGGAATCATTAATTAAAGTTAGTCGCTCTGAGGCTGATGAGTTTATTGTTATTGATGTTAGTAAAGAAAAGGTACTGGAAAATAAAAGTAGTTTAGATGTTGCTCAATATATATATTCTTCTAAAGAGAAAGAAGTTGAGCAATTACTTTCAAATCAAACAACCAAAACTTTGGCTGAAGTAGTGAATATCATTTCTCCTGTTTCTAGTAGCCATATCCGTAATAACTCATCAGACAAAATTAAAGCCAAGGAAATCACCATTGATGACTTTCCTGATTATGGGTATTTATCTAGCCCTACCAAAGAGATAGATACGATTAATTACAAGCAAAATGAACACTTTTTACGACCCTACGACATTGTTATTGTGACAAAAGGAAGTGTGGGTAAGGTGGGCATTACTCCTCCAGATGTGCCATCTGCTTGTGAAGGAGGTTGGGTTGTCAATCAATCTTATTCAATTCTTAGGGCTGGAAAAGAAATAAGTGCCATTAGTTTATATATGTATCTTATTTCTGAAGTGGGTCAGAATGCTATTTCGAGGTTAGTTTCAAAGGCAACTAGACCTCTAATTAGACAAGGTGAACTCAAATATTTACCCATAATCATACCAACTACTGAAGAAGCCCAAGAGATTGAGAAAACCTTTAACCGTATGGTGAAAATCAATTGTCTTAAAAGTAAGTTGGTAGAAAAGCAACAAGAACTACGCAAAAAACACTGGTCACTATCTAAGTATGAAGAATAA
- a CDS encoding site-specific integrase, whose amino-acid sequence MKVNGQGQARIFSPTEVTAIFEELSLRDRTVFAFCLYAGCRISEAASIRMEDVSLRDRLLLIPCDHSKSRQSRTIPVNQELSAMVKEYLLATAIRRGFMFPHCYEKGYEKGYLSRTTLHYSLQRACQKLKIRGVSTHSFRRTCLTTMSNAGVPLHVIQAISGHSTLSALQKYLGVQPNQLFSAIDTISMKSTSAPASDSAFSGKFGF is encoded by the coding sequence ATGAAGGTTAATGGTCAAGGTCAGGCTCGTATTTTTTCCCCAACAGAAGTTACTGCTATCTTTGAAGAATTATCTTTGCGCGATCGGACGGTATTTGCTTTTTGTCTTTACGCTGGGTGTCGTATTTCGGAGGCGGCTTCTATTCGCATGGAGGATGTTTCTTTGCGCGATCGCCTCCTCTTAATTCCTTGTGACCATAGTAAGAGTCGTCAGAGTCGCACGATTCCTGTCAATCAGGAGTTGTCAGCGATGGTGAAGGAGTATTTATTGGCAACGGCTATTCGTAGAGGGTTTATGTTTCCTCATTGTTATGAAAAGGGTTATGAGAAGGGCTATCTTTCCCGAACTACTCTACATTATTCTTTGCAGAGGGCTTGTCAGAAGTTGAAGATTAGAGGTGTTAGCACCCATAGTTTTAGACGCACTTGTCTGACGACTATGTCTAATGCTGGTGTGCCTCTGCACGTCATCCAAGCGATTTCTGGACATAGCACTCTGTCTGCTTTGCAAAAGTATTTAGGAGTGCAACCTAATCAGTTATTCTCAGCCATTGACACCATATCCATGAAATCAACTTCTGCTCCTGCTTCCGATTCTGCTTTCTCTGGGAAGTTTGGTTTTTAA
- a CDS encoding site-specific integrase — translation MASHQVKVQQDAREYIRLSFPSFFAQKYFGKKQYYISFGVKADPSNMAEAYQARNQLQKDLEKGTFNPNNLDKYKHSSKKTEVNFFNYEDLNPLELLDKFTEYHGPNLAITTLENKYKKLYRDSLKGCEQINITTDIGQLQIAQHLRQTRGRYTQIEVLSVLKNSMDWAIENGIFPPHTPNNFPSHLAKARKLPKTTRAQVKVLSDIEKDCNKKAWTKEQKDLIIKSYHERQIKSSFYRKIDIPALIIEFLFCTGMRHGEAFGLRWGKVRWQVITPEGVFTELLINESYSSTCKIIKDTKNHKTRTIKLSQRAVEILQEIKAAYKDLGIGTGNNDFIFLNSQKRPYNTHLLITSWLTQTTKEGKIKRKGIVSELVKEGKLPNYIDAYSTRRTFASLQIQAGVDPRTVADYIGDNVETVLSYYYQGKENFVPIAV, via the coding sequence ATGGCAAGTCATCAAGTTAAAGTACAACAAGATGCAAGGGAATATATTAGACTTAGTTTCCCTAGCTTTTTTGCTCAGAAATATTTTGGGAAAAAACAATACTATATAAGTTTTGGAGTTAAAGCAGATCCCTCCAATATGGCGGAAGCCTATCAAGCTAGAAATCAACTACAAAAAGATTTAGAAAAGGGTACATTTAATCCCAACAATTTAGATAAGTATAAGCATTCTTCAAAAAAAACAGAGGTAAATTTCTTTAACTACGAGGATCTTAATCCTCTGGAATTATTGGATAAATTCACCGAATATCACGGTCCTAATTTAGCTATTACGACTTTAGAAAACAAGTACAAGAAACTATATCGAGATAGTCTCAAAGGGTGTGAACAAATCAACATTACCACAGACATAGGGCAACTCCAAATTGCCCAACATTTAAGACAAACAAGAGGAAGATACACTCAAATTGAGGTTTTAAGTGTACTGAAAAATAGTATGGACTGGGCGATCGAAAATGGTATATTTCCACCCCATACTCCTAATAATTTTCCTTCCCATCTTGCTAAAGCTCGTAAGTTACCAAAAACAACAAGAGCTCAAGTTAAAGTTCTTAGTGACATCGAAAAAGATTGTAATAAAAAAGCCTGGACAAAAGAACAGAAAGACTTGATTATCAAAAGTTACCATGAAAGACAAATCAAGAGTAGTTTTTATAGAAAAATAGATATTCCAGCTTTAATCATAGAATTTCTATTTTGTACTGGTATGAGACATGGAGAGGCTTTTGGTTTGCGTTGGGGTAAAGTAAGATGGCAAGTTATTACTCCTGAAGGAGTTTTTACGGAACTGTTAATCAATGAGTCTTATAGTTCCACTTGCAAAATAATCAAGGATACAAAAAATCATAAGACTAGAACTATCAAATTGAGTCAACGTGCAGTGGAGATTCTCCAAGAAATTAAAGCCGCCTATAAGGATTTAGGTATTGGTACTGGCAATAATGATTTTATTTTTCTCAATAGCCAAAAACGCCCTTATAATACTCATTTGCTAATCACATCGTGGTTAACTCAAACCACCAAAGAGGGCAAAATTAAACGTAAAGGAATAGTAAGTGAATTAGTCAAGGAAGGTAAATTACCTAACTATATCGATGCTTATTCTACTCGTAGAACTTTTGCTTCCCTGCAAATTCAGGCTGGTGTAGATCCTCGTACTGTGGCAGACTATATAGGTGATAATGTAGAAACTGTATTATCTTATTATTACCAAGGCAAAGAAAACTTTGTCCCCATCGCTGTTTAA